The Candidatus Methylomirabilota bacterium genome has a segment encoding these proteins:
- the mscL gene encoding large conductance mechanosensitive channel protein MscL, translating to MLKEFKEFAVKGNMLDMAVGIIIGAAFGTVITSLVNDLLMPVISGIIGTPDFSNLFLVLRNPTGATFTSVKAARDAGAVVLAYGLFLNAIIAFLIVSFALFMMVKGINRLRRQEEAAPAAPEAPPAEVQLLSEIRDLLRRR from the coding sequence ATGCTCAAGGAGTTCAAGGAGTTCGCGGTCAAGGGCAACATGCTGGACATGGCCGTCGGCATCATCATCGGCGCGGCCTTCGGGACCGTGATCACCTCGCTCGTCAATGACCTGCTGATGCCCGTGATCTCCGGCATCATCGGTACCCCCGACTTCAGCAACCTGTTTCTGGTCCTGCGCAATCCGACCGGCGCGACGTTCACCTCGGTCAAGGCCGCCCGCGACGCGGGGGCGGTGGTCCTGGCCTACGGCCTCTTCCTGAACGCGATCATCGCCTTCCTGATCGTGTCGTTCGCGCTGTTCATGATGGTCAAGGGCATCAACCGGCTGCGCCGGCAGGAAGAGGCCGCGCCCGCCGCCCCGGAAGCACCGCCGGCCGAGGTACAGCTGCTCAGCGAGATCCGGGATCTGCTGCGGCGGCGGTGA
- a CDS encoding aspartate dehydrogenase, whose protein sequence is MLKTGIVGMGVIGQRVAEAIQRGIPGVALAGVAVRRPETAAGFAALPLPALIERSDLIVEAATQAALREFGPAVLSAGKHLMVLSVGALVGVLDDWARLAEKHGCRILVPSGAIAGLDGVKGAREGAITAVTMETRKPPRGLAGAPYIEQHRIDLDAIAAETLIFEGPATEAVRAFPANVNVVAALSLAGIGPERTRIKLYAVPGQARNQHRITIEGEFGTLRIEVENVPSENPRTGRLSYLSAIAMLREMGSAVQIGN, encoded by the coding sequence ATGCTGAAGACCGGAATCGTCGGGATGGGCGTGATCGGACAGCGCGTCGCGGAGGCGATCCAGCGCGGCATCCCCGGTGTCGCGCTCGCCGGCGTCGCGGTGCGCCGGCCGGAGACCGCCGCCGGCTTCGCCGCGCTGCCGCTCCCCGCGCTCATCGAGCGCTCGGATCTGATCGTGGAGGCGGCGACGCAGGCCGCGCTTCGCGAGTTCGGCCCCGCGGTGCTGAGCGCGGGCAAGCACCTGATGGTGCTCTCGGTCGGCGCCCTGGTCGGCGTGCTCGACGACTGGGCGCGCCTGGCCGAGAAGCACGGCTGCCGCATCCTCGTGCCCTCGGGCGCGATCGCCGGACTCGACGGCGTCAAGGGCGCGCGCGAGGGCGCGATCACCGCGGTCACCATGGAGACGCGCAAGCCGCCGCGCGGGCTGGCCGGCGCCCCCTACATCGAGCAGCACCGGATCGATCTCGACGCGATCGCCGCGGAGACCCTGATCTTCGAGGGCCCCGCCACCGAGGCGGTGCGCGCATTTCCCGCCAATGTCAACGTGGTGGCCGCGCTGTCCCTGGCCGGCATCGGGCCCGAGCGCACCCGGATCAAGCTCTACGCGGTGCCGGGTCAGGCCCGCAACCAGCACCGGATCACGATCGAGGGCGAGTTCGGCACGCTGCGGATCGAGGTCGAGAACGTGCCGTCCGAGAATCCGCGGACCGGCCGCCTCTCGTATCTCTCGGCCATCGCGATGCTGCGGGAGATGGGGAGCGCGGTCCAGATCGGCAACTGA